A DNA window from Buttiauxella agrestis contains the following coding sequences:
- a CDS encoding barstar family protein — MKKYTFDFSQIEDQPGFYRHFIQVFQLEKKQVHDLDSLWDVVVGGILPLPIEIEFVHLPEMQRRRYGALILLFDEAEEELEGQLRFNVRG, encoded by the coding sequence ATGAAAAAATACACCTTTGATTTTAGTCAGATAGAAGATCAGCCGGGATTCTATCGCCACTTTATCCAGGTTTTTCAACTTGAGAAAAAACAGGTTCACGATCTCGACAGTTTATGGGATGTAGTCGTTGGAGGCATTTTGCCGCTTCCCATAGAGATTGAATTTGTTCATCTACCAGAAATGCAAAGGCGGCGGTATGGCGCTTTGATTTTGCTTTTTGACGAAGCGGAAGAGGAGCTGGAAGGGCAATTGCGGTTCAACGTGCGTGGCTAA
- the argR gene encoding transcriptional regulator ArgR, with amino-acid sequence MRISSKQEELVKAFKALLKEEKFSSQGEIVHALQNDGFENINQSKVSRMLTKFGAVRTRNAKMEMVYCLPAELGVPTTSSPLKNLVLDIDYNDAVVVIHTSPGAAQLIARLLDSLGKAEGILGTIAGDDTIFTTPAKNFTVKELFEAILVLFEQEL; translated from the coding sequence ATGCGTATTTCCTCAAAACAAGAAGAATTAGTCAAAGCATTCAAAGCACTATTAAAAGAAGAGAAATTCAGTTCTCAGGGCGAGATCGTCCATGCATTGCAAAACGATGGTTTTGAAAACATTAATCAGTCCAAAGTTTCCCGCATGCTGACAAAGTTCGGCGCCGTGCGTACCCGCAACGCAAAAATGGAAATGGTGTATTGCTTACCGGCAGAACTTGGCGTACCAACCACTTCCAGCCCGCTAAAAAATCTGGTGCTGGATATTGATTACAACGATGCTGTTGTTGTGATTCATACAAGCCCTGGTGCTGCGCAGCTCATTGCGCGCCTGCTGGATTCTTTAGGTAAAGCGGAAGGTATTCTGGGGACCATTGCCGGGGATGACACTATCTTCACCACCCCCGCGAAAAACTTCACCGTGAAAGAATTGTTTGAAGCGATTCTGGTGTTGTTTGAACAAGAACTGTAA
- a CDS encoding NAD-dependent succinate-semialdehyde dehydrogenase → MTNQALQDSELFNTGYLVNGEWRKLSATFDVLNPASGEVVAKVAKAGKKEAEEAIAAAAKAFPAWRAKTAKERSTILYKWFQLIIENKAWLGRLMTTEQGKPLKEAEGEVEYAASFIQWFAEQAKRANGEIIPPAKPGSRILATREPIGVVAAITPWNFPMAMLTRKLGPALAAGCTGVIKPANNTPLSAFALLALAKKAGVPDGVLNAVAGNTQEISDAIMASRDVRKISFTGSTAVGKTLVRNAAETMKKVSMELGGNAPYIVFEDADIDEAVKGAVANKFRNAGQVCVSVNRFFIQEKVYDQFVNKLADAVKALKVGNGLEEGVVVGPLIEKSAVDKVREHVEDAQAKGGKVLVGGKIHELGGNFWQPTVIVDANDDMKLAQEETFGPLAACFSFKTEEEVIERANNTPFGLAAYFYTQNLARVFRVSQAIESGMIGINECAVSTELGPFGGVKESGLGREGSVLGLDEFLEVKTLHIGGL, encoded by the coding sequence ATGACAAATCAGGCACTCCAGGATAGTGAATTATTTAACACCGGTTATCTGGTCAATGGTGAATGGCGCAAACTCAGCGCAACCTTCGATGTTCTCAACCCGGCTTCCGGCGAAGTCGTCGCGAAAGTGGCAAAAGCGGGTAAAAAAGAGGCTGAAGAAGCGATTGCCGCTGCGGCTAAAGCTTTCCCGGCATGGCGTGCAAAAACCGCCAAAGAACGTTCCACCATCCTCTATAAGTGGTTCCAGTTAATTATTGAGAATAAAGCCTGGCTCGGGCGCTTAATGACCACCGAACAAGGCAAACCGTTGAAAGAGGCGGAAGGTGAAGTCGAGTATGCCGCAAGCTTTATCCAGTGGTTTGCCGAGCAGGCCAAGCGGGCAAACGGTGAAATTATTCCTCCTGCGAAACCTGGTTCGCGAATTTTAGCCACCCGGGAACCTATCGGCGTTGTTGCGGCTATTACGCCGTGGAACTTCCCAATGGCAATGCTGACTCGCAAACTCGGCCCGGCGCTTGCCGCGGGTTGTACCGGCGTGATTAAGCCTGCTAATAACACTCCGTTATCTGCATTTGCTTTGCTGGCTCTGGCGAAAAAAGCCGGTGTCCCGGATGGTGTACTCAACGCCGTGGCGGGGAATACGCAAGAAATTAGCGATGCGATTATGGCCAGCCGCGACGTTCGCAAAATTTCATTCACCGGTTCTACCGCCGTGGGAAAAACCCTGGTGCGTAATGCCGCTGAAACAATGAAAAAGGTGTCGATGGAGTTAGGCGGCAATGCGCCGTATATCGTCTTTGAAGACGCCGATATCGACGAAGCAGTGAAAGGGGCTGTCGCGAATAAATTCCGTAATGCAGGCCAGGTCTGCGTTAGCGTTAACCGCTTCTTTATTCAGGAAAAGGTCTACGACCAGTTCGTCAACAAACTCGCGGATGCCGTTAAAGCTCTGAAAGTGGGTAATGGCCTTGAAGAAGGTGTTGTTGTAGGGCCATTAATTGAAAAATCTGCGGTCGATAAAGTCCGTGAACATGTTGAAGATGCGCAGGCGAAGGGCGGAAAAGTGCTGGTAGGCGGGAAGATCCATGAATTGGGTGGCAACTTCTGGCAACCAACAGTGATAGTGGATGCCAACGATGATATGAAACTCGCGCAGGAAGAAACCTTTGGCCCGTTGGCCGCCTGCTTCAGTTTCAAAACGGAAGAAGAAGTGATTGAGCGAGCCAATAACACGCCATTTGGTTTAGCGGCCTATTTCTATACTCAGAATCTGGCTCGCGTATTCCGCGTCTCGCAAGCGATTGAAAGCGGGATGATTGGTATCAACGAATGCGCCGTTTCGACCGAGCTGGGGCCGTTTGGTGGTGTTAAAGAGTCCGGACTGGGTCGGGAAGGTTCCGTGTTAGGTCTGGATGAGTTTCTGGAAGTCAAAACCTTGCATATTGGTGGGCTGTAG
- the yhcN gene encoding peroxide/acid stress response protein YhcN translates to MKTKLTIAALSLFSVISFGANAAAHQVTNEQAQNMQSMGSISVSQVGSAPMDMRHELSQKATQEGASAYRITEARSGDTWHATAELYK, encoded by the coding sequence ATGAAAACCAAATTAACCATCGCAGCACTTAGCCTTTTCTCCGTGATCTCTTTCGGCGCTAATGCAGCCGCACATCAGGTCACTAACGAACAAGCTCAAAACATGCAGTCCATGGGCAGTATTTCAGTAAGCCAGGTGGGTAGCGCACCAATGGATATGCGTCATGAATTATCACAGAAAGCGACTCAGGAAGGTGCCTCTGCTTATCGCATTACCGAAGCACGTTCGGGCGATACCTGGCACGCCACCGCTGAACTGTATAAATAA
- the aaeA gene encoding p-hydroxybenzoic acid efflux pump subunit AaeA gives MIRTAITLILVLLAFIAIYRAWVFYTESPWTRDARFTADVVAIAPDVSGLITDVKVHDNQLVKKDQILFTIDQPRYQKALEQAQADVSYFQVLAGEKRREAGRRNSLGTQAMSREEIEQSNNVLQTVLHQLAKAEATRDLAELDLQRTIIRAPAEGWVTNLNVYTGEFITRGSTAVALVKRGSFYILAYMEETKLDGIRPGYRVQITPLGSNRVLRGTVDSLSAGVTNASSTRDSKGMATVDSNLEWVRLAQRVPVRIHLDEQQANLYPAGTTATVVVTGDKDRNTDHESVFIKLMHRLREFG, from the coding sequence ATGATCCGCACTGCCATCACACTAATTCTGGTGCTGCTGGCTTTCATCGCTATCTACCGCGCCTGGGTGTTTTATACCGAATCACCGTGGACGCGTGACGCCCGCTTTACCGCAGACGTTGTCGCGATTGCACCCGATGTCTCCGGCTTAATTACCGATGTGAAGGTCCACGACAACCAGCTGGTGAAGAAAGATCAAATTCTCTTCACTATCGATCAGCCCCGTTATCAGAAAGCATTAGAACAAGCTCAAGCCGATGTTTCTTACTTCCAGGTTTTAGCTGGCGAGAAGCGCCGTGAAGCCGGGCGTCGTAATTCATTAGGCACGCAGGCAATGTCGCGTGAAGAAATCGAACAGTCCAACAATGTGCTTCAGACGGTTTTGCATCAGTTAGCCAAAGCTGAAGCAACCCGTGATTTAGCCGAACTGGACTTGCAACGTACCATCATTCGCGCACCAGCAGAAGGTTGGGTAACTAACCTGAATGTGTATACCGGTGAGTTTATTACCCGTGGCTCAACCGCTGTGGCGCTGGTCAAACGAGGCTCTTTCTACATTCTTGCCTACATGGAAGAAACCAAGCTTGACGGTATTCGCCCAGGTTACCGGGTGCAAATCACACCGCTTGGCAGCAATCGTGTATTACGTGGAACGGTCGATAGCCTTTCTGCCGGTGTGACCAATGCCAGTAGCACCAGAGACAGCAAAGGTATGGCGACTGTTGATTCCAATCTCGAATGGGTACGTCTGGCGCAACGTGTGCCGGTACGCATTCACCTTGATGAGCAACAGGCAAATCTCTATCCCGCCGGGACAACGGCAACCGTCGTGGTAACAGGGGATAAAGACAGAAATACTGACCACGAATCGGTATTCATTAAACTCATGCATCGTTTGCGTGAGTTCGGTTAA
- the degQ gene encoding serine endoprotease DegQ, with protein sequence MKKQTLLLSALALSVGLTFGVTSQVNAALPAQIPGQPALPSLAPMLEKVLPAVVSVQVEGTAAAPTQKVPEEFKKFFGDDMPPSEAQPFEGLGSGVIINAEKGYVLTNNHVINHAEKISVQLNDGREFDAKLIGGDDQSDIALIQIQNATGLTQIAVADSDKLRVGDFAVAVGNPFGLGQTATSGIVSALGRSGLNLEGLENFIQTDASINRGNSGGALLNLNGELIGINTAILAPSGGSVGIGFAIPSNMAQTLAKQLMQFGEIKRGLLGIKGTEMSADIAKAFNLTTQRGAFVSEVLPQSGSAKAGVKAGDVITSLNGKTISSFAELRAKIATTEPGTVVKLGLLRDGKPLEVSVTLDKSTASSANAELIMPALQGATLSDGQLKDGTKGVKLDSVEKGTPAAQAGLHKDDFIIGVNRERVSSIAEMRKVLETKPDVIALHVARGEESIYLLVR encoded by the coding sequence ATGAAGAAACAAACACTGTTGTTGAGTGCCTTAGCGTTAAGCGTCGGACTGACGTTCGGTGTGACATCTCAGGTGAATGCGGCGTTGCCAGCACAAATTCCGGGTCAACCGGCTTTGCCAAGCCTTGCACCAATGCTGGAAAAAGTTTTACCTGCCGTGGTGAGTGTTCAGGTAGAAGGGACTGCGGCGGCGCCTACCCAGAAAGTCCCGGAAGAGTTTAAGAAATTCTTTGGCGATGATATGCCTCCTTCAGAAGCCCAGCCTTTTGAGGGTTTGGGTTCAGGTGTGATTATTAATGCCGAAAAAGGTTATGTGCTGACTAACAATCACGTCATTAATCATGCCGAGAAAATCAGCGTGCAGCTCAATGATGGACGTGAATTTGATGCCAAACTGATTGGCGGCGATGACCAAAGTGATATCGCACTGATTCAAATTCAGAACGCGACAGGCCTGACTCAAATCGCCGTTGCCGATTCCGATAAGCTGCGCGTCGGCGATTTTGCCGTTGCGGTCGGCAACCCATTCGGCTTGGGGCAAACGGCAACGTCAGGGATTGTTTCAGCATTAGGCCGTAGCGGTCTGAACCTGGAAGGGCTGGAAAACTTTATCCAGACCGATGCCTCTATTAACCGTGGTAATTCCGGCGGCGCATTGCTGAACCTGAATGGCGAACTTATCGGTATTAATACCGCCATCCTCGCGCCAAGCGGCGGCAGCGTCGGAATCGGCTTTGCTATCCCCAGCAATATGGCGCAAACCCTGGCCAAACAGCTGATGCAATTTGGCGAGATCAAACGTGGCTTGCTTGGTATTAAAGGCACCGAGATGAGTGCTGATATTGCCAAAGCATTCAATCTGACCACCCAACGTGGCGCGTTTGTCAGCGAAGTCTTACCGCAATCGGGTTCAGCAAAAGCGGGGGTGAAAGCGGGTGATGTGATTACCAGCCTGAATGGTAAAACCATCAGCAGCTTTGCCGAATTGCGCGCAAAAATTGCCACCACTGAGCCTGGGACCGTAGTGAAACTGGGCTTGCTGCGCGACGGCAAACCACTGGAAGTGAGCGTTACGCTTGATAAGAGCACCGCCTCATCTGCGAACGCCGAGCTAATTATGCCAGCCTTGCAGGGCGCGACATTAAGCGATGGTCAGCTCAAAGATGGTACTAAAGGTGTCAAACTCGACAGCGTTGAGAAAGGCACACCAGCGGCACAAGCGGGCCTGCACAAAGACGATTTCATCATTGGTGTAAACCGCGAACGAGTTTCAAGCATTGCGGAGATGCGTAAGGTTCTGGAAACTAAACCCGACGTTATTGCTTTGCATGTGGCTCGCGGCGAAGAAAGTATCTATCTCTTAGTGCGCTAA
- the mdh gene encoding malate dehydrogenase, with amino-acid sequence MKVAVLGAAGGIGQALALLLKTQLPSGSELSLYDIAPVTPGVAVDLSHIPTDVKIKGFCGEDATPALVGADVVLISAGVARKPGMDRSDLFNVNAGIVKNLVQQIAKTCPKACIGIITNPVNTTVAIAAEVLKKAGVYDKNKLFGVTTLDIIRSNTFVAELKGKKPTEIEVPVIGGHSGVTILPLLSQIPGVRFTEQEVADLTKRIQNAGTEVVEAKAGGGSATLSMGQAAARFGLSLVRALQGESNVVECAYVEGNGEHARFFSQPLLLGKNGIAEHKSYGKLSAFEHQALEGMLDTLKKDITLGEEFVNK; translated from the coding sequence ATGAAAGTTGCAGTCCTCGGCGCAGCAGGCGGAATCGGCCAGGCGCTTGCCCTTCTACTCAAGACCCAACTGCCTTCAGGTTCAGAACTCTCTCTGTATGATATTGCACCGGTAACCCCAGGTGTTGCAGTCGATCTGAGTCATATCCCTACTGATGTGAAAATTAAAGGTTTCTGCGGTGAAGATGCTACACCAGCGCTGGTTGGTGCTGATGTCGTGCTTATCTCCGCCGGTGTGGCTCGTAAGCCAGGTATGGATCGCTCTGACCTGTTTAACGTCAACGCAGGAATCGTGAAAAATCTGGTTCAACAGATTGCGAAAACTTGCCCGAAAGCCTGTATCGGTATCATCACTAACCCGGTGAATACCACGGTTGCTATCGCAGCAGAAGTGCTGAAAAAAGCAGGTGTGTACGATAAGAACAAATTGTTTGGCGTGACCACGCTGGACATCATCCGCTCCAACACCTTTGTTGCGGAACTGAAAGGCAAAAAGCCGACCGAGATTGAAGTCCCTGTCATCGGTGGCCACTCTGGCGTGACTATTCTGCCATTGCTGTCTCAGATCCCAGGCGTACGCTTCACCGAGCAAGAAGTTGCTGACCTGACTAAACGTATCCAGAATGCGGGTACTGAAGTTGTGGAAGCTAAAGCGGGTGGCGGGTCTGCAACACTGTCAATGGGTCAGGCTGCTGCACGCTTTGGTCTGTCTCTGGTACGTGCGCTGCAAGGCGAAAGCAACGTGGTTGAATGCGCGTATGTTGAAGGTAACGGCGAGCACGCTCGTTTCTTCTCTCAGCCATTGCTGCTAGGCAAAAACGGTATCGCAGAGCACAAGTCTTACGGCAAACTGAGTGCGTTTGAGCACCAGGCGCTGGAAGGCATGCTGGATACTCTGAAGAAAGACATTACCCTTGGCGAAGAGTTTGTTAACAAATAA
- the yhcN gene encoding peroxide/acid stress response protein YhcN, with product MNMKSTVVAASLLSMLSFGAFAATSINAEQAQNLQPMGSISVSQVGSAPMDMHQMLNKKAEEQGASSYRITEARSGDAWHATAELYK from the coding sequence ATGAACATGAAATCAACTGTAGTTGCCGCTAGCCTGCTTTCAATGCTGTCATTTGGTGCTTTTGCCGCCACTTCGATTAACGCCGAACAAGCGCAGAACCTGCAACCAATGGGTTCCATTTCTGTAAGCCAGGTAGGTAGCGCACCAATGGATATGCACCAGATGTTGAATAAAAAAGCTGAAGAGCAAGGTGCTTCTTCTTACCGTATCACCGAAGCACGCTCTGGCGATGCATGGCACGCAACTGCTGAACTGTACAAATAA
- the degS gene encoding outer membrane-stress sensor serine endopeptidase DegS, which yields MFLKILRSVVIGLIVAGILLVSLPSLRQKIIPLAPSKFDSADETPLSYNTAVRRAAPAVVNVYNRSVGNNSQNQLEIKTLGSGVIMDERGYIITNKHVINDAEQIIVALQDGRVFEALLVGSDSLTDLAVLKINATNLPVIPINNKRMPHIGDVVMAIGNPYNLGQTITQGIISATGRIGLSPSGRQSFLQTDASINHGNSGGALVNSLGELMGINTLSFDKSNDGETPEGIGFAIPTQLSTKIMDKLIRDGRVIRGYIGIGGREITPLHGPATGIDQIQGIIVNEVTPDGPAAKAGLLVNDVIISVNHKPAISALGTMDQVAEIRPGSVIPVEVMREDKKLTLQVTIQEYPATN from the coding sequence ATGTTTCTGAAGATATTACGCTCGGTGGTGATTGGCCTGATTGTGGCTGGCATATTGTTGGTATCCTTACCTTCGCTGCGCCAGAAAATCATCCCCTTAGCGCCCTCGAAGTTTGACAGTGCCGATGAAACTCCGCTGAGCTACAACACTGCGGTGCGACGCGCTGCGCCTGCTGTAGTCAACGTTTACAACCGCAGTGTCGGCAACAACTCACAAAATCAGTTAGAAATTAAAACCCTCGGCTCTGGCGTCATCATGGATGAACGCGGCTACATCATTACTAACAAACACGTTATTAATGATGCCGAGCAAATCATCGTTGCTCTGCAAGATGGTCGAGTGTTTGAAGCTTTATTGGTTGGATCAGATAGCCTGACTGATTTAGCGGTGCTGAAAATTAACGCCACCAATCTCCCTGTCATCCCTATCAATAATAAGCGCATGCCGCATATTGGCGATGTTGTGATGGCGATTGGTAATCCGTATAACCTCGGGCAAACCATTACGCAGGGGATTATTAGTGCTACCGGCCGTATTGGCCTTAGCCCTTCTGGCCGCCAGTCTTTCCTGCAAACGGATGCCTCGATTAACCACGGTAACTCCGGTGGCGCGCTGGTCAATTCCCTCGGCGAGTTGATGGGCATCAACACCCTATCGTTTGATAAAAGTAACGATGGCGAAACCCCTGAAGGTATCGGCTTTGCGATCCCGACTCAGCTTTCGACAAAAATCATGGATAAGCTGATCCGCGATGGACGCGTAATTCGCGGTTATATTGGCATTGGCGGTCGTGAAATTACGCCATTGCATGGCCCGGCAACGGGTATCGATCAAATTCAAGGGATCATCGTTAATGAAGTTACCCCTGATGGCCCGGCAGCAAAAGCAGGTCTTTTGGTGAATGACGTGATTATCTCCGTGAACCATAAACCGGCTATATCCGCATTGGGGACAATGGACCAGGTGGCAGAGATTCGCCCAGGCTCAGTCATTCCTGTTGAAGTGATGCGTGAAGATAAGAAGCTGACGTTGCAGGTAACAATTCAGGAATATCCCGCAACTAACTAA
- the aaeB gene encoding p-hydroxybenzoic acid efflux pump subunit AaeB, translated as MYYISRLHLRFAFKLAFAIVLALWVGFHFELETPRWAVLTSVLVAAGPAFAAGGEPYSGAIRYRGMLRIVGTFIGCFAALFIITTLIRAPVVMLLVCCIWAGFCTWISSLVKVENSYAWGLAGYTALIIIVTIQANPLVAPQFAVERCSEIVIGIVCAIIADLIFSPRSIKKEIDRQLDSLLVDHYRLMQLCIAHGDKEEVDKAWASLVQRTTVIEGMRDNLKIESARWGRANRRLKALNAVSLALITQACETFLIQNTRPEFVTPEFRELFETPVETAADVHQQLKVIRKVVSFAGEKYTPVTIRSWVSEATRYLVLKRGVISNTRINAIEEEILTQEVVVKVQSAEGHHAMINFWRTTISCLLGCLFWLATGWTSGSGAMVMIAVVTSLAMRLPNPRMVALDFLYGMLVALPLGGLYFLVIIPATQQSMVLLSISLALLAFFIGIEVQKRRLGSMGALAGTINVIVLDNPMTFHFNTFLDGALGQIIGCFVALMVILIIRDNSKARTGRTLLNQFVSAAVSALTTNKARRKENHLPALYQQLFLLLNMFPGDIPRYRLALTLIIAHQRLRDAPIPVNDDLSAYHRQLRKTADKVTSATSDDKKQRYFNQLLEELDIYQEKLRIWEAPLQVTEPVRRLAEVLHKYQHAFIAA; from the coding sequence ATGTATTATATTTCGCGGTTACATTTGCGCTTCGCTTTCAAACTGGCTTTTGCCATCGTGCTGGCGCTATGGGTAGGGTTTCATTTTGAACTGGAAACCCCGCGCTGGGCGGTGCTGACGTCAGTGTTGGTCGCCGCCGGGCCTGCTTTTGCGGCGGGCGGTGAACCCTATTCTGGAGCGATTCGCTATCGCGGAATGCTGCGTATTGTCGGCACATTTATTGGTTGTTTCGCCGCGTTATTCATCATCACGACACTGATCCGTGCCCCCGTCGTTATGTTGCTGGTGTGCTGTATCTGGGCCGGATTTTGCACCTGGATTTCCTCACTAGTTAAAGTCGAAAACTCCTATGCCTGGGGTCTGGCGGGCTACACCGCGCTGATTATTATTGTCACCATTCAAGCCAATCCTCTGGTGGCGCCGCAGTTTGCCGTTGAGCGATGCAGTGAAATTGTCATTGGTATTGTTTGTGCCATTATTGCCGACTTAATTTTCTCCCCGCGTTCGATTAAAAAAGAAATCGATCGTCAACTTGATAGCCTGTTAGTGGATCATTACCGCCTGATGCAGTTGTGTATTGCGCATGGCGATAAAGAAGAGGTCGATAAGGCCTGGGCAAGCCTGGTTCAGCGCACCACTGTGATTGAAGGAATGCGCGATAACCTGAAAATTGAATCTGCTCGCTGGGGACGCGCGAACCGTCGCCTGAAAGCACTGAATGCGGTTTCTCTGGCCTTGATTACGCAAGCGTGTGAAACCTTCCTGATTCAAAATACGCGCCCTGAATTTGTCACCCCTGAATTTCGCGAGTTATTTGAAACGCCGGTAGAAACAGCTGCGGATGTACATCAGCAGTTGAAAGTTATCCGCAAAGTCGTGTCGTTCGCTGGTGAGAAATATACCCCTGTCACCATCCGCAGCTGGGTTAGCGAGGCGACGCGCTATTTAGTGCTGAAACGAGGTGTTATCAGCAATACTCGTATCAATGCGATTGAAGAAGAGATTTTAACCCAGGAAGTTGTGGTCAAAGTGCAGTCTGCTGAAGGTCACCACGCGATGATCAACTTCTGGCGAACCACCATTTCTTGCCTGTTGGGCTGCTTGTTCTGGCTTGCTACCGGTTGGACATCCGGTAGCGGTGCCATGGTCATGATCGCGGTGGTCACATCGCTCGCCATGCGTTTGCCGAACCCTCGCATGGTGGCACTCGATTTTCTCTACGGAATGCTGGTGGCATTGCCGCTGGGGGGACTCTATTTTCTGGTCATCATTCCCGCGACACAGCAAAGTATGGTGCTGCTTTCTATTAGCCTTGCGTTATTGGCGTTCTTTATTGGTATCGAAGTACAGAAACGGCGGTTGGGTTCGATGGGGGCGCTGGCCGGGACAATTAACGTTATCGTGTTAGATAACCCCATGACGTTTCACTTCAATACATTTTTGGATGGCGCGTTGGGGCAAATTATTGGCTGTTTCGTGGCACTGATGGTGATACTCATCATCCGTGATAATTCGAAAGCCCGAACGGGTCGCACACTGTTGAACCAGTTTGTCTCTGCGGCGGTTTCCGCGTTAACAACCAACAAGGCTCGCCGCAAAGAAAACCATCTGCCCGCGCTGTATCAGCAGCTTTTCTTACTGCTGAATATGTTCCCGGGTGATATCCCGCGTTATCGTCTGGCGCTGACATTAATCATTGCTCACCAGCGTCTGCGTGATGCACCGATACCGGTGAATGACGATCTTTCGGCATACCATCGCCAACTGCGTAAGACTGCAGACAAAGTGACTTCGGCCACCAGCGATGACAAGAAGCAGCGTTACTTCAATCAATTGCTGGAGGAACTGGACATCTACCAGGAAAAATTGCGTATCTGGGAGGCGCCGTTACAGGTCACCGAGCCGGTACGACGATTAGCTGAGGTGCTGCATAAATACCAGCACGCATTCATCGCCGCCTGA
- the aaeX gene encoding p-hydroxybenzoic acid efflux pump operon protein AaeX, with protein sequence MSLFPVIVIFGLSFPPIFFELILSLALFWLVRRLLTPTGIYDFVWHPALFNTALYCCLFYLISRLFV encoded by the coding sequence ATGAGTCTATTTCCCGTTATCGTGATATTCGGTCTTTCTTTTCCGCCGATATTCTTCGAGCTGATTTTATCGCTGGCGTTGTTCTGGTTGGTTCGCCGTCTGCTGACTCCGACGGGAATTTATGATTTTGTCTGGCACCCGGCATTATTTAACACAGCACTTTATTGCTGCCTGTTTTATCTGATCTCGCGCCTGTTTGTTTGA
- the zapG gene encoding Z-ring associated protein ZapG, producing the protein MTWEYALIGLVVGIIVGAVAMRFGNRKLRQQQAMQYEIEKNKAELEEYREELVSHFARSAELLDNMAHDYRQLYQHMAKSSSSLLPEMSAEENPFRNRLAESEASNDQAPVQMPRDYSDGASGLLRTERAKRD; encoded by the coding sequence ATGACCTGGGAATATGCGCTAATTGGGTTAGTTGTTGGCATCATCGTTGGTGCAGTTGCTATGCGTTTTGGCAACCGCAAGCTGCGTCAGCAGCAGGCAATGCAGTACGAGATTGAGAAAAACAAAGCAGAACTTGAAGAGTATCGTGAAGAGTTAGTCAGCCATTTTGCCCGCAGCGCCGAGTTGCTGGACAACATGGCACATGATTATCGCCAGCTTTATCAACACATGGCAAAAAGCTCCAGCAGCCTGCTGCCTGAAATGTCAGCCGAAGAGAATCCATTCCGCAATCGCCTTGCTGAGTCTGAAGCCAGCAACGATCAGGCACCGGTGCAGATGCCGCGTGACTACTCTGATGGCGCATCCGGTTTGCTGCGTACCGAACGCGCAAAACGCGATTAA